Proteins encoded within one genomic window of Candidatus Syntrophocurvum alkaliphilum:
- a CDS encoding ASKHA domain-containing protein: MSEQVKLTIVFPDGSEENYFSEKGDTLWKTLEIIGVDTGGICGGTGICGKCKTKVEGAVSPVSQEEKQHLLPDEIKMGERLACYYRVDKPLTVVLNKNDNLAKSNLKLKFYNEKKTHENNIKVKKIFINGLDANSPVTLQERLLEGVNPYFLMLNPDNYNELVKLDRAGRPTLELYAVILDDKVIPNISKEKENIYGLAIDIGSTTISGALINLENGELVGLKNVTNMQRVYGEDILSRVAYSTIDQSNKDRLQKLLINNINSLIDSFQKNVCAQNIYKVVVVGNPVMLHFLSGLDVSGFGSSPFVGVIADEFVLKANSIGLNVNEMANMILLPQLGGFVGADTTACMLNLPYNSNSNFLLIDIGTNGEIVLCKNRELWATSAAAGPAFEGGSLKCGTRAIQGSIDRVFLQDRKFRFNVIGNTLAKGICGSGVIDLIACLRQVDCLDENGVIKNNIKTYFDVLDENNYNEIVIINGESTYNGYPIIFTQEDIRQVQLAKAAIRSAVEVLMTVAKLDYKDLDNIYLAGAFGSFIDPENAIKIGLLPNVAKNKIKNIGNAALDGAILALINKGIKEKAKDLKNITKIIDLANTDNFNDIYIKNIGFTAKS, from the coding sequence ATGTCTGAGCAAGTAAAGTTAACAATTGTTTTTCCCGATGGTTCAGAGGAGAACTATTTTTCTGAAAAGGGAGATACTTTATGGAAAACTTTAGAGATAATAGGTGTTGATACTGGCGGTATATGTGGTGGAACTGGTATTTGCGGTAAATGCAAAACAAAAGTTGAAGGTGCTGTTAGTCCTGTAAGCCAAGAAGAAAAACAGCATCTCCTACCTGATGAAATTAAAATGGGTGAAAGACTAGCTTGTTATTATAGGGTAGATAAACCATTAACAGTAGTATTAAATAAAAATGATAATTTAGCCAAATCTAATTTGAAGCTTAAATTTTATAACGAAAAAAAAACCCACGAGAATAATATTAAAGTTAAAAAAATATTTATAAATGGTCTAGATGCAAATTCGCCAGTTACACTTCAAGAGCGTTTACTAGAGGGAGTTAACCCTTATTTTTTAATGTTAAATCCAGATAATTATAACGAATTAGTAAAATTAGACCGTGCTGGTAGGCCAACACTAGAGTTATATGCAGTAATTTTAGATGATAAGGTAATTCCTAATATATCAAAAGAAAAAGAAAATATTTATGGGTTAGCAATTGATATAGGTAGTACTACAATAAGTGGTGCACTCATAAATTTAGAGAATGGCGAGTTAGTAGGGCTAAAAAATGTTACTAATATGCAAAGAGTATATGGAGAGGATATTCTTAGTCGAGTAGCTTACTCCACGATAGATCAAAGTAATAAAGATAGATTACAAAAGTTATTGATTAATAATATTAATTCTTTAATTGATAGCTTTCAAAAAAATGTTTGTGCACAAAACATTTATAAAGTTGTGGTGGTTGGGAATCCTGTAATGCTTCATTTTTTAAGTGGATTAGATGTAAGTGGTTTTGGTAGTTCACCTTTTGTTGGAGTTATTGCAGATGAATTTGTACTGAAAGCAAACTCCATAGGGCTAAATGTAAATGAAATGGCCAATATGATTTTATTACCACAATTAGGGGGATTTGTAGGAGCTGATACAACTGCATGTATGCTTAATTTACCCTATAATTCTAATTCAAATTTTTTACTAATCGATATAGGAACTAATGGAGAAATTGTTTTATGTAAAAATCGTGAATTATGGGCTACATCTGCAGCTGCTGGTCCTGCTTTTGAGGGTGGTTCTCTAAAATGTGGAACAAGAGCCATACAAGGTTCAATAGATAGAGTTTTTTTACAGGATAGAAAATTTAGGTTTAATGTAATAGGAAATACACTAGCAAAAGGCATATGTGGTTCAGGAGTAATAGACTTGATAGCCTGTTTAAGACAAGTAGATTGTTTAGATGAAAATGGAGTTATTAAAAATAATATAAAAACATATTTTGATGTATTAGACGAAAATAATTATAATGAAATAGTTATAATAAATGGTGAATCAACTTATAATGGATATCCAATAATATTTACTCAAGAGGATATAAGACAAGTACAATTAGCAAAAGCTGCAATAAGGTCAGCAGTCGAAGTGTTGATGACAGTTGCTAAACTTGATTATAAGGATTTAGACAATATTTATTTAGCTGGAGCATTTGGTAGCTTTATTGATCCTGAAAATGCTATTAAAATAGGCTTATTACCTAATGTAGCCAAAAATAAAATTAAAAACATAGGTAATGCAGCGTTAGACGGTGCAATTTTAGCTTTAATAAATAAGGGTATTAAGGAAAAGGCTAAGGACTTAAAAAATATAACTAAGATAATAGATTTAGCCAACACAGATAACTTTAATGATATTTATATAAAAAATATTGGTTTCACTGCGAAAAGCTAA
- a CDS encoding histidinol-phosphatase HisJ family protein — protein MLIDYHIHAVAHGEYDFTSEWIKQFMIQATKKNIKEIGFSEHDEFVNKIDLSVVNNTKEKIKDIDVKLGLEVDYIPDREEYIKQLTINKNYDYIIGSLHFINGWGFDHPDNKHTFDTKPIDNIYENYFDLLISLVESNLFDIVGHLDLIKIWGHRPKNKSVIDYVMPVLTRIKKQDLVIEINSGGLRKPVSEIYPSADIVNAMFESNIGITFGSDAHHPDQVGEGLNKAYDLALKAGYRYGVNFKNRKKELFYI, from the coding sequence ATGTTAATTGATTATCATATACATGCAGTAGCTCATGGTGAATACGATTTTACTAGTGAGTGGATTAAACAATTTATGATACAGGCTACAAAAAAAAATATAAAAGAAATTGGATTTAGTGAACATGATGAGTTTGTTAATAAAATAGACTTAAGTGTAGTTAATAATACGAAAGAAAAAATAAAAGATATAGATGTCAAACTTGGGCTTGAAGTTGATTACATACCTGATAGAGAAGAGTATATTAAACAGCTTACTATAAATAAGAATTATGATTATATAATAGGTTCATTGCATTTTATTAATGGTTGGGGATTTGACCATCCAGATAACAAACATACATTTGATACTAAACCAATAGACAATATTTATGAAAATTATTTTGATCTATTAATTAGTTTGGTAGAATCTAACTTATTTGATATAGTAGGACATTTGGATTTAATAAAAATTTGGGGGCATAGACCAAAAAATAAATCTGTTATTGATTATGTAATGCCAGTATTAACCAGAATTAAAAAACAAGATTTAGTAATAGAGATTAATAGTGGGGGGCTTAGAAAACCTGTTAGTGAAATTTATCCATCAGCAGATATAGTCAATGCTATGTTTGAATCTAATATAGGTATAACATTTGGCTCGGATGCACATCATCCGGACCAAGTTGGAGAGGGACTAAATAAAGCATATGACCTAGCTTTAAAAGCTGGTTATAGATATGGAGTTAACTTTAAGAATCGCAAAAAGGAGTTATTCTATATCTAA
- a CDS encoding FAD-dependent oxidoreductase, giving the protein MIRLNIDGLEVKGFAGQTILEIAKENAITIPTLCHDERVKTYGACGICVVEIEGSNKLIRSCATEAEDDMIIYTNTDRIKQSRKTTLELLISDHTGDCRPPCLTACPANTDCQGYVGLIANGQHKEAVELVKEKIPLPTSIGLVCPHPCEDACRRKLVEEPVAIAALKAFVGYESLYSQDNNFSEVKGNTGKTVAIVGSGPAGLTAAYFLAKEGHSVTIYEAMPKPGGMLRYGIPEYRLPKELLDKEIKVIEQLGVTIITDTKIGTDITLDYIKANCDAVFLAIGAWESSKIGCTGEDNEGVLGGIDFLRQVAMNTPVHIGNKVAVVGGGNTAMDAARTAVRLGANEVYVMYRRTRAEMPAEDIEIIEAEEEGVIFKFLVAPEEIIAEEGAVSSIKVQKMELGEPDSSGRRRPVPIEGEVELIAVDTVIAAIGQKVNAKNIDNVGLSKWGSIDIDESNFMTNIEGVFAGGDGVTGPGIAIEAIAQGKGAFEAMNAYLNGQKYSFNKPFLVEKEITQEMFKDYIKEKRVELDHLNPNYRKTNFKQVSSIFTEDEAIKEANRCLECGCLDFFECKLIDYANDYSINPEVLYGEKHKYLEIKKHDYIIRETDKCILCGLCVRVCDEVMGIAALGLVHRGFDTVVQPEFGVPLNETDCITCGQCISVCPTGALTENNIAAKNVPLKLEQNETTCSVCTMGCTQEFHYKGDTIYKVLPSANGLLCFNGRFKPLDFSEKRITQPLIQSNGEFREVSWKEAYDYITKQTQVIRGNNNQDSAAIFISPQYTCEEADVVKALANDCLQTNYLSSFNPSFNNKFINIVDDINNNNLEDMLQTDVILMVGEFKNSPIAPVKAREAANNGAKVIVISENSTLADDLASIRTDISLSTSHLIQELLYAINNEENNISKVVEQIAQIYTNAQNAMILADGNEINSDLITALYEIAKTTNHINRPRNGILYINSGGNIKGIIKAGFKHDYFELVEKINMNEIKIAFILDQNPISDKVNVNINNLDLLVVSASTFNETAKKADVILPSSYPFETKGTYIGIGDKKLQLNKIYETPTGKDNTKVIREICFSFL; this is encoded by the coding sequence ATGATTAGATTAAATATAGATGGACTAGAAGTTAAGGGTTTTGCAGGTCAAACAATATTAGAAATAGCTAAAGAAAATGCTATAACCATTCCCACTCTTTGCCATGATGAAAGAGTGAAAACTTATGGAGCATGTGGGATATGTGTTGTTGAAATAGAAGGTAGTAATAAATTAATACGATCATGTGCTACTGAAGCTGAAGATGACATGATTATATATACAAACACAGATAGAATCAAACAATCTCGAAAAACAACTTTAGAATTACTAATATCTGACCATACAGGCGATTGTCGTCCGCCTTGTTTAACGGCATGTCCTGCCAATACTGATTGCCAAGGTTATGTGGGTTTAATAGCTAATGGACAGCACAAAGAGGCGGTAGAGTTAGTAAAAGAAAAAATACCCTTACCTACAAGTATAGGCCTAGTTTGTCCACACCCATGTGAAGATGCTTGTAGAAGAAAGTTAGTAGAAGAACCTGTAGCTATCGCTGCACTTAAAGCATTTGTAGGTTATGAAAGTCTATACAGCCAAGATAATAATTTTTCTGAAGTGAAAGGTAATACTGGAAAAACTGTTGCAATAGTAGGTTCAGGTCCTGCTGGCTTAACTGCCGCATATTTTTTAGCTAAAGAGGGACACTCTGTAACAATTTATGAAGCAATGCCTAAACCAGGTGGTATGCTTAGATATGGAATACCAGAATATAGACTACCAAAGGAATTACTAGACAAAGAGATTAAAGTAATAGAGCAATTAGGTGTTACTATTATTACTGATACCAAGATAGGAACAGATATAACTCTTGACTATATAAAAGCTAATTGTGATGCCGTATTTTTGGCAATTGGAGCATGGGAGTCTTCTAAAATAGGTTGTACTGGTGAAGATAATGAGGGTGTACTTGGTGGAATTGATTTTTTAAGACAAGTAGCTATGAATACACCAGTTCATATTGGTAATAAAGTTGCAGTTGTTGGCGGTGGTAATACAGCTATGGATGCCGCCCGTACAGCAGTTCGACTAGGTGCAAACGAGGTTTATGTTATGTATCGTCGTACACGAGCTGAAATGCCAGCAGAAGATATAGAAATAATAGAAGCGGAAGAAGAAGGGGTTATTTTTAAGTTCTTAGTTGCACCTGAAGAAATAATAGCAGAAGAAGGTGCAGTTAGTTCTATAAAAGTTCAAAAAATGGAACTAGGTGAACCAGATTCTTCAGGGAGAAGGCGTCCAGTACCTATTGAAGGTGAAGTTGAATTAATTGCAGTTGATACTGTAATTGCAGCTATAGGTCAAAAAGTAAATGCTAAAAATATTGACAATGTTGGCTTAAGCAAATGGGGTTCTATTGATATTGATGAATCTAACTTTATGACTAATATAGAAGGAGTATTTGCTGGTGGGGACGGTGTTACTGGTCCTGGAATAGCTATAGAAGCTATTGCTCAGGGTAAAGGTGCATTCGAAGCTATGAATGCATATTTAAATGGGCAAAAGTACAGTTTTAATAAACCATTTTTAGTTGAAAAAGAAATAACACAAGAGATGTTTAAGGACTATATAAAAGAAAAGAGAGTAGAACTAGATCACCTAAATCCTAATTACAGAAAAACAAACTTTAAACAGGTAAGTTCTATATTTACAGAGGATGAAGCAATTAAAGAAGCTAATAGATGTCTAGAATGTGGGTGTTTAGACTTTTTTGAATGCAAATTAATAGATTATGCTAATGACTATAGTATTAATCCAGAAGTACTATATGGTGAAAAGCATAAATATTTAGAAATAAAAAAACACGACTATATTATTAGGGAAACAGATAAATGTATTCTTTGTGGGTTGTGTGTTCGTGTTTGTGATGAAGTAATGGGTATAGCGGCACTTGGACTCGTTCATAGAGGTTTTGATACCGTAGTACAACCAGAATTTGGTGTACCTCTTAATGAAACTGATTGTATTACCTGTGGGCAATGCATAAGTGTATGTCCTACTGGTGCATTAACGGAGAATAATATAGCAGCAAAAAATGTACCACTAAAACTAGAACAAAATGAAACTACTTGTTCAGTGTGTACTATGGGTTGTACCCAAGAATTTCATTATAAAGGGGATACTATTTACAAAGTATTACCATCTGCAAATGGATTACTATGTTTTAATGGACGATTTAAACCTCTAGATTTTTCTGAAAAACGAATTACCCAACCATTAATTCAAAGTAATGGAGAGTTTAGAGAAGTTTCTTGGAAAGAAGCTTATGATTATATAACTAAACAAACCCAAGTTATTAGAGGGAATAATAATCAAGATTCAGCTGCTATCTTTATTAGTCCACAATATACTTGTGAAGAAGCTGATGTAGTAAAAGCACTAGCAAATGATTGTTTGCAAACAAATTATTTAAGCAGTTTTAATCCTAGCTTTAATAATAAGTTTATAAATATAGTAGACGATATTAATAATAATAATTTAGAAGACATGTTACAAACAGATGTAATATTAATGGTAGGAGAGTTTAAAAATAGTCCAATAGCTCCTGTGAAAGCAAGAGAAGCGGCAAACAATGGGGCAAAAGTAATTGTTATTAGTGAAAATAGTACTTTAGCAGATGATTTAGCTAGTATTAGGACTGATATATCACTAAGTACATCTCACCTGATACAAGAACTGTTATATGCTATAAATAATGAAGAGAACAATATTTCTAAAGTAGTAGAACAAATTGCACAGATTTATACCAATGCACAAAATGCCATGATATTAGCAGATGGCAACGAAATTAACAGTGATTTAATTACTGCTTTATACGAAATAGCTAAAACTACTAATCATATCAATAGACCACGTAATGGAATTTTATATATAAATTCAGGAGGTAATATTAAGGGTATTATAAAGGCTGGATTTAAACATGATTATTTTGAGTTAGTAGAAAAAATAAATATGAATGAAATAAAAATAGCTTTTATATTAGACCAAAATCCAATAAGTGATAAAGTAAATGTAAATATAAACAATTTAGACTTGTTAGTTGTTAGTGCGTCAACTTTCAATGAAACTGCCAAAAAAGCAGATGTAATACTTCCAAGCTCTTATCCTTTTGAAACAAAGGGGACATATATAGGAATAGGAGATAAAAAGCTACAACTAAACAAAATATATGAAACACCTACTGGTAAAGATAATACTAAAGTTATTAGAGAAATTTGTTTTAGCTTTTTGTAG
- the nuoE gene encoding NADH-quinone oxidoreductase subunit NuoE has translation MNCSCGEERNNIDTEKIDLSLIDTIINQYKGDKGNLITVLQKTQDIYGYLPVSSLNYIAKGLGIKRSKVFGVATFYTQFRLTPMGKYVILLCQGTACHVNGSEQIETALCQELKIKTEETTEDGLFTLSNAACLGCCSLAPVMMINGQAYGPLTPDKAVSVVREIYAKEKVSTGEGEKS, from the coding sequence ATGAATTGTAGTTGCGGGGAAGAAAGGAATAACATAGATACTGAAAAAATTGATTTATCCCTAATTGATACTATTATTAATCAGTATAAAGGAGATAAAGGTAATTTAATAACAGTTTTACAAAAAACGCAAGATATATATGGATATTTACCAGTTTCTAGCTTGAACTATATTGCCAAAGGATTAGGAATTAAGCGTTCTAAAGTTTTTGGAGTTGCAACTTTTTATACTCAATTTAGACTGACCCCTATGGGGAAGTATGTTATATTACTATGCCAGGGAACTGCTTGTCATGTTAATGGGTCAGAACAAATAGAAACTGCTTTATGCCAAGAGCTTAAAATAAAAACCGAGGAAACAACAGAAGATGGTTTGTTTACACTTAGCAATGCAGCATGTTTAGGGTGTTGTAGCTTAGCACCAGTAATGATGATAAATGGTCAAGCTTATGGACCTTTAACGCCAGATAAAGCTGTAAGTGTTGTTAGAGAGATTTATGCAAAAGAAAAGGTTAGTACTGGGGAAGGTGAAAAATCATGA
- a CDS encoding NADH-quinone oxidoreductase subunit NuoF, whose protein sequence is MIIRVGMGSCGIAAGANNVWNAISEKISSNNLNITLQKTGCNGMCFREPLVDVIVPKGDIYTYGNVELEKIDEIIDSHIYDDKPITNYLISSEAIKNFIDKQQRIALRNTGIINPEKIDDYIQYGGYDALKMCLEELTPSDIIEEIKTSGLRGRGGAGFPTWFKWESTRNEKSAEKYIVCNADEGDPGAFMDRSILESDPHTLLEGMAIAGYATGATIGIIYVRAEYPLAIERLETAIEQAREKGLLGKIIFNKDFNFDIWIKQGAGAFVCGEETALIASLEGERGMPKLKPPFPSQKGYWNQPTSINNVETLANVPWIINNRGSSFSAMGTEDSKGTKVFALAGKVKHGGLVEVPMGISLREVIFTVGGGIKGNKKFKAVQLGGPSGGCIPLDLLDIPVDYESINNTGAIMGSGGMIVVDDSTCMVDIARFFLDFTQKESCGKCVQCRIGTKRMLEVLERISEGDGKQGDIELLEHLSSQIKEGSLCGLGQSAPNPVLTTIKYFRDEYEAHINDRVCPAKHCKSLITYKIDQEKCKGCGLCKKKCPTDCIIGEKKEVHVIEQEHCIKCGSCLTACPDKFAAVEIV, encoded by the coding sequence ATGATTATACGTGTAGGTATGGGAAGTTGTGGTATTGCTGCAGGTGCTAATAATGTTTGGAATGCTATAAGTGAGAAAATATCTTCAAATAACCTTAATATTACATTACAAAAAACTGGGTGTAATGGGATGTGCTTTAGGGAGCCATTAGTAGATGTTATTGTTCCTAAAGGAGATATATATACTTATGGGAATGTAGAATTGGAGAAAATTGATGAGATTATTGATTCCCATATTTATGATGATAAACCTATAACTAATTATCTTATTTCATCAGAAGCAATAAAAAATTTTATAGATAAACAACAAAGGATAGCTCTTAGAAATACAGGAATTATTAATCCTGAAAAAATTGATGATTATATTCAGTATGGTGGTTATGATGCATTAAAAATGTGTTTAGAGGAATTAACACCTTCTGATATCATTGAAGAAATAAAAACATCTGGATTAAGAGGTAGAGGTGGAGCTGGTTTTCCTACTTGGTTTAAATGGGAATCTACTCGAAATGAAAAAAGTGCTGAAAAATATATAGTTTGTAATGCAGATGAAGGTGATCCAGGTGCTTTTATGGATAGAAGTATTTTAGAAAGTGATCCCCATACACTTTTAGAAGGTATGGCTATTGCTGGATATGCTACTGGAGCAACTATTGGAATAATATATGTAAGGGCAGAATATCCACTAGCTATAGAAAGGCTAGAAACAGCTATTGAACAGGCAAGAGAAAAAGGGTTATTAGGCAAAATCATTTTTAATAAAGATTTTAATTTTGATATTTGGATAAAACAAGGTGCAGGTGCATTTGTTTGTGGAGAAGAAACTGCCCTTATTGCTTCTTTAGAAGGGGAAAGGGGAATGCCTAAGCTCAAACCTCCATTTCCATCACAAAAGGGCTATTGGAATCAACCTACTTCAATTAACAATGTAGAAACTTTAGCTAATGTACCTTGGATTATTAACAATAGAGGTAGTTCATTTTCTGCAATGGGCACTGAAGATAGTAAAGGAACTAAAGTCTTTGCATTAGCTGGGAAAGTAAAGCATGGTGGACTTGTGGAAGTTCCAATGGGGATAAGCCTACGTGAAGTTATATTTACTGTTGGTGGTGGAATAAAAGGAAATAAAAAATTCAAGGCAGTACAACTAGGAGGACCATCTGGTGGATGTATACCATTAGATTTATTAGATATTCCGGTTGATTACGAATCAATAAATAATACAGGAGCTATAATGGGCTCAGGTGGAATGATAGTAGTTGATGATTCTACTTGCATGGTAGATATAGCCAGATTCTTTTTAGATTTTACCCAAAAAGAATCATGTGGAAAGTGTGTTCAATGCAGAATTGGAACTAAGCGAATGCTAGAAGTACTTGAACGCATTTCCGAAGGCGATGGAAAACAAGGGGATATAGAATTACTTGAGCATTTATCTAGTCAAATTAAAGAAGGTTCACTTTGTGGTTTAGGTCAAAGTGCACCCAACCCAGTTTTAACAACCATAAAATATTTCAGAGATGAATATGAAGCTCATATAAATGACCGAGTATGTCCTGCAAAGCATTGCAAAAGCCTTATCACATATAAAATTGACCAAGAAAAATGTAAGGGCTGCGGCTTATGCAAAAAGAAATGTCCTACCGACTGTATTATCGGGGAGAAAAAAGAAGTACATGTAATAGAACAAGAACATTGTATTAAATGTGGTTCATGTTTAACTGCTTGTCCTGATAAATTTGCAGCAGTAGAGATAGTTTAG
- a CDS encoding sodium:calcium antiporter, with protein sequence MSSIAILLISLGVILIGAEIFVNGIEWLGKKLNLSQGAVGSVLAAVGTALPESMIPIIAFLTYGEAGHEIGTGAIIGAPLMLSTLAMFVAGIAVYIFRNRRFAGTDVVGDYSTMSRDLGFFIFVFTVAVLAGLIPPELRTWQLIIGGFLVVCYFWYVYILVSEKRNLMTNENVSPMYFARKQESPSFKIILIQVLVALTFIILGAHMFVGAIKEIAVIIGVPAFVIAIIIAPVATELPEKFNSLIWISREKDTLALGNLTGAMVFQSSLIPAVGIFLTPWQLGLGPILAALIALVSGIVLYFELRFKRYISLKMLLICGIFYAIFLIGVFTGLITWG encoded by the coding sequence ATGAGTAGTATAGCAATACTCTTAATAAGCCTTGGTGTAATACTTATTGGTGCTGAGATATTTGTTAATGGTATAGAATGGTTGGGGAAGAAATTAAACCTTTCACAAGGAGCAGTAGGGAGTGTTTTGGCTGCTGTTGGTACAGCTCTTCCCGAGTCAATGATTCCTATTATTGCCTTTCTAACTTATGGGGAAGCTGGCCATGAAATTGGAACTGGAGCAATTATAGGTGCACCCTTAATGTTATCAACACTTGCTATGTTTGTTGCAGGTATAGCAGTTTACATTTTTAGGAATAGAAGATTTGCGGGTACAGATGTAGTAGGAGATTACTCAACTATGAGTCGAGATTTAGGTTTTTTTATTTTTGTCTTTACTGTAGCAGTGCTAGCTGGTTTGATACCTCCCGAATTAAGAACATGGCAACTTATTATAGGTGGTTTTTTAGTAGTTTGTTATTTCTGGTATGTTTATATATTAGTAAGTGAGAAACGTAATCTTATGACAAATGAGAATGTTTCACCAATGTATTTTGCTAGAAAACAAGAATCACCTTCATTTAAAATTATTTTAATTCAAGTACTTGTAGCATTAACTTTTATTATATTAGGTGCTCATATGTTTGTTGGTGCAATTAAGGAAATTGCAGTTATTATAGGAGTACCAGCTTTTGTAATTGCAATAATTATTGCTCCTGTAGCTACAGAATTACCAGAAAAGTTTAATAGTTTAATTTGGATTTCACGAGAAAAGGATACATTAGCTTTAGGCAATTTAACCGGAGCTATGGTATTTCAAAGTTCTTTAATACCAGCAGTTGGTATTTTCTTAACTCCATGGCAATTAGGTTTAGGTCCAATATTAGCAGCTCTTATAGCCTTAGTCTCTGGAATTGTACTATATTTCGAATTGCGTTTTAAGAGATATATAAGCTTAAAAATGTTACTAATATGTGGTATATTTTATGCAATATTTTTAATTGGTGTATTTACAGGATTAATAACATGGGGGTAA
- a CDS encoding RidA family protein, producing the protein MNVNQRLIDLEIEIPEMSKPLADYVPAVKTGEYIFISGQLPIVDGDLIYSGKIGKNLSLGEGKDAARIACINCLAALKSKVSLEDVEQIVKVTGYVQCGEDFIEHPQVINGASELLGQIFGDKGTHSRAAVGVNSLPLNAPCEVEMIVKIK; encoded by the coding sequence ATGAATGTTAATCAGAGATTAATTGACTTAGAGATTGAAATACCGGAAATGAGTAAACCACTCGCAGATTATGTTCCAGCAGTTAAAACAGGAGAATATATATTTATTTCAGGTCAGTTGCCTATAGTAGATGGAGACCTAATTTATAGTGGTAAAATAGGTAAGAATTTATCTTTAGGTGAGGGCAAAGATGCAGCAAGAATAGCTTGTATAAACTGTTTAGCGGCTTTAAAAAGCAAGGTAAGTTTAGAGGACGTTGAACAAATAGTGAAAGTTACAGGTTATGTTCAATGTGGTGAAGATTTTATAGAACATCCTCAAGTAATAAATGGGGCGTCAGAATTGTTAGGGCAAATTTTTGGTGATAAAGGCACCCATTCACGTGCAGCCGTAGGAGTCAATAGTTTGCCCTTAAATGCACCTTGTGAGGTCGAAATGATTGTAAAAATAAAATAA
- a CDS encoding SurA N-terminal domain-containing protein: MKQITVIIIFIVLTFGFIGCSNQASEIVAKVNGNEITNEQHEARYQFIKNNYEIMTGTIINERNDKEIVNSLKDMALEDLIMQNLLEQKTRNYDLQVTEEEVDKSLQYIKDSRNATKENGYQKMLSNYNLTEEDLREELRFEELSMKLFDTITADVIIEDNDVKDYYGIKIFHIVVDQEQEANIILTKLNEGQEFAELAKTYSLCPSKEDGGDLGYVNENSNFDAIFKEAALSLNTNEITSEPVKTDFGYHIILAGNMVSTLDDLTEEKAAYILRDKQDQLFNKVLMETRETADIIDFRR; the protein is encoded by the coding sequence ATGAAACAAATAACAGTTATTATAATATTTATAGTATTAACTTTTGGTTTTATAGGTTGTTCTAATCAAGCATCTGAAATTGTAGCAAAAGTAAATGGAAATGAAATAACTAATGAGCAACATGAAGCTAGATATCAATTTATTAAAAATAATTATGAAATCATGACCGGTACTATTATAAATGAGAGAAATGATAAGGAAATAGTAAATAGCTTAAAAGATATGGCTTTAGAAGACTTAATTATGCAAAATTTATTAGAACAGAAAACAAGAAATTATGATTTACAAGTAACAGAAGAAGAAGTAGATAAAAGTTTGCAATATATAAAAGATTCTAGAAATGCTACAAAAGAAAATGGATACCAAAAAATGCTAAGCAATTATAATTTGACAGAAGAAGACTTAAGAGAAGAATTAAGATTTGAAGAACTTTCAATGAAACTTTTTGATACTATAACTGCTGATGTGATCATTGAGGATAATGATGTTAAAGATTATTACGGCATAAAAATCTTTCATATTGTTGTAGATCAAGAGCAAGAAGCTAATATAATTTTGACTAAACTAAATGAAGGACAAGAATTTGCTGAACTTGCTAAAACTTATTCATTATGCCCTAGTAAGGAAGATGGTGGGGATTTAGGTTATGTTAATGAAAATTCCAACTTTGATGCGATTTTTAAAGAAGCTGCATTAAGTTTAAATACGAATGAGATTACTAGTGAACCTGTAAAAACTGATTTTGGTTATCACATTATTTTAGCTGGTAATATGGTGTCAACACTTGATGATCTTACTGAGGAGAAGGCTGCATATATTTTAAGAGATAAACAAGATCAATTATTTAATAAAGTTCTTATGGAGACGCGTGAAACTGCTGATATTATAGATTTTCGTCGATAA
- a CDS encoding ribbon-helix-helix domain-containing protein codes for MLKYISVVVPEEIDRELRFACADQATTKSRLVRKLIEKYLDEWRTEFENQGNQISSDDSGAD; via the coding sequence ATGTTAAAGTATATTTCAGTTGTTGTTCCCGAAGAAATTGATCGCGAACTCAGATTCGCTTGTGCAGATCAAGCTACAACTAAATCACGATTAGTTAGAAAACTTATTGAAAAATACTTAGATGAATGGAGAACTGAGTTTGAAAATCAAGGAAATCAAATCAGTTCAGATGATTCTGGAGCGGACTAA